The Amblyraja radiata isolate CabotCenter1 chromosome 39, sAmbRad1.1.pri, whole genome shotgun sequence sequence gggccacatctaactctctcttaaatatagcccataatctggcctcaactacattctgtggcagagaattccagagattcaccactctgtgtgaaaaatgtttttctcatctcggtcctaaaagatttcccccttatccttaaactgtgactattgttctgggcttccccatcatcgggaacaattttcctgcatctagcctgtccagccccttacgaattttgtaaatttctatatgatcccccctcaatcttctcatttctagcgagtacaagccgagtctatccagtctttcttcatatgaaagtcctgatattccaggaatcagtctggtgaaccttctctgaacttcctctatggcaagaatgtctttcctcagattaggacatGTGACATGTGGACAATTGATGCAGAATATAATCCTTAAAACTAATAGCTCACCAGGTAAATGTTGAGAAGTTATGGAATATTTTGGCTTCACATTAATGGTTTAAGCCAACATGTTTTGTATTATAGATGAAATTTGGTCTCTGAGATTGATCAATGGGGGCAGCCGCTGCGACGGCCGAGTGGAGGTTTACCGCAATGGTAGATGGGGGAGAGTGCAGGATAGCGCCTGGAACATCAATGATTCCAACGTGGTCTGCAGAGAGTTGGGCTGTGGCTCCGCCATATTCGCCTACAACTCCTCAAGGTACGGAGAGAGTGAGCTGCCCGTGTGGGTGAACAACGTTCACTGTGAAGGAAACGAGTCGCAGCTCCGAAATTGCAGCATATTTACACTGAATCAGGCATCCAGCGACAGCATCGGTGTTGGAGTCCTGTGCTCAGGTAAATATTGGCATAAATACTCAAATTAGACATTGTAATGATTGTTAGTGACTTTCGAGTTGTATTGGCGCTTCTGTCATTtgggttttcgacttgtcaattgGGAAGGCACGGAAAATGAAGAAGCTTTATTTATCCGTTCTGGTCAATCTAATCAAAGGTCGAAATAACATTTCTTAATTTatcaaattagaaacatagaaaataggtgcaggagtaggcccttcaagcctgcaccgccattcaatatgatcatggctgatcatccaacccagtatcctgtacctgccttctctccataccccctgacccctttagccacaagggccacactaactccctcttaaatatagctaatgaactggcctgaactatcttatgtggcagagaattccagagaattccTTAAATCGATTGTCGATAAATATTTATATTACACatttgtatataaatatatatattacacacttGAGATCCCTTTAAAACTATGTTGGAGAATAATACCTGAACAATAGTCTAGGTGtatgcacatacacacaggcacacacacccacacaccaacacaccaacactatcacacacacacactcacacacacaccaacacaatcacacacacacacacacacacacacacacacacacacacacatacacacacacacacacacacacacacacacacacacacacacacacacacactcacacacacaccaacactatcacacacacacacacacacacatacacacacacacacacacacacacgcacacacacgcacacaccaacactatcacacacacacacacacacacacacacacacacacacacgcgcgcgcgcacaccaacactatcacacacacaccaacattatcacacacacaggcacattcGTACGCACACATTAgcacacacacatttatttatatgtTAGCCTGGAGAAAGTTATAATATcgtgtacagatacagcatggagacgggcccttcggcccatcgagtccaccccgAACCGGAGTCCCTGGTAGTGTGAGACCACAGCATTACCATCTGCGCCGCTGAAGAGTTAGCTCCCAGGAGACTGCCAagcaagtgagagagagagagctcttaaagatagcggagtcaggggatatggggagaaggcagaaacggggtactgaatgtggatgattagccatgatcacagtgaatggcggtgctggctcaaagggccgaatggcctcctcctgcacctattgtctattgtctattaaagcaAAATACATAGCAGGACCTTTGCAACATTCTCCACCCAGGACCTGGGTGTAAAGTGGGAGGTTGTCCACGTATAGAGATTGTCCACGTATACTATGGGCCCTCTCCATTTCCAGTCGGCAGAAGAGACCACCAGTTCCAGGGAGCAGGCgatggtgagtgtgaggggccgTGTGTGAGAGAAGTCTGGACAAGTAACACTTCCATGTGGTGTGGAACAACACGGGGTACCTTTTCGAGAGATAGCATAGAAGGCGCGGCCGAAGGTGGGGTGATGGGTGTACATTGCAATTGTGTGATTAACCCCCTTGTATGTGTTCAACAGACCATCTCCAATTACGGCTGTCTGGGGGTGGAAGTACATGTGCTGGACGAGTGGAGATTTATTACAATGGATCTTGGGGCACAGTTTGTGATGACTCCTGGGATCTAGACGACGCTAACGTGGTCTGTGGGCAGCTAGGTTGCGGATATGCTGTGGAAGATAAAATTCCGGGATTCTGTGGACAAAGTAAAGGCCAAATTTGGTTGGATGAAGTAAGATGCTCGGGTAACGAATCATACCTCTGGAACTGTTCCTCCGCACCGTGGGGTCGGCACGATTGCAGTCATAAGGAAGATGTGACAGTGAAGTGTTCTGGTAAGGATACGTTCGGTCTGCTGATTCTCTGCAGCTTATAGTGGGGACCTTCATTCCAGAGATGTATTCAATGGTTTATCTCAAACAATGCGAGCATTGAATCTCGTTGATGGAATAAAGTCCTTTCTCTGCTTAGGGTTTCTTCTACTTACCAACACCAAACTCTCCCCAAGTGTAGCTCAGCTCATTTCGCCCTCAGCTGTTGTCCGCTTTAACGGCATTTGTTCACATTTCCCGAAACAGACCGACGAGATGTTTATTGTTTCGGCATTTTCGGCAAAGGTATTGTGGGCGGAAGTGTCTGTTCCTGAGCtgatctgttctatgttcttatttTGTATGAACGGGAGATATTCCCTCTTTATTTTAGACTCTTGCTTTAGGGATCGTGATTGTCAATTTTCATTTCGATGTTGCACAATCGAAGGTTAATTAAATGGAGAATTGTCGCATTTTCAACCAGAACTGAAGCAAGATTTCACCACTTCACACGAGTATCTCCCTGCCCCCCACTTTCAGCGACTTAATAAAACAGCTGACCTTGCGATTTCCTCTTCACCCAATCTGTTCCCAATTACCAGCccctgttgagtttttccagcgACATCTGTTTTTGTTGAATCAGATCTATCTCGTGCCTCTTTGTTGCTATCTGCGGGATGGATACATTATGATGACCTGTATGTCTCCTGTTCCCTTCACAGAACACAAAGAGATGCGCCTGGTGAACGGAGGCCGGCggtgtgaagggagagtggaagtGTGGTACAACGGGACATGGGGAACAGTGTGCTCCGAGAAGCTTTATAGAGTGGAGGCTGAAGTGATCTGTAAACAATTAGAATGTGGACCCCTCGCATATATTGAATATCGCGCCTGGATATATGGACAAGGTTCTGGGCCCATATGGATCGATGAGATGAAATGTAGCTCGCACGAGTCAGCCCTTTGGCAGTGTCAGTTTGACCCGTGGGGGAAACACAACTGTGACCACAGGGAGGATGCAGGCGTTTCATGTAAaggtaacacaggaaagtcagCATACGATGGCAGATTAAACACGCGCGTAAATCCGTCAACATTTCACTGTTCCCAACAGATGCTGAAATGCCGGAGACAACCCGCGGGAAAGGCTGCGACGGAGGAAATGAATCTAAATCTCGCCGTTTACCAGGCGAGTCATTCTACTACTTACGCCGTCAGCGTGACGTCAACCCCGGATGTTTGATGAATGA is a genomic window containing:
- the LOC116967302 gene encoding scavenger receptor cysteine-rich type 1 protein M130-like codes for the protein MKQHLITWGYEPNWTQERRNHQPRLVGGKDRCSGRVEVLHRDEWGTVCDQYFSLLDAGVVCEQLHCGAVAATPGVTHFGRGSGPVWKENYHCQGNESRLIDCPVLPRDQTSCSHGNDAGLTCSDEIWSLRLINGGSRCDGRVEVYRNGRWGRVQDSAWNINDSNVVCRELGCGSAIFAYNSSRYGESELPVWVNNVHCEGNESQLRNCSIFTLNQASSDSIGVGVLCSDHLQLRLSGGGSTCAGRVEIYYNGSWGTVCDDSWDLDDANVVCGQLGCGYAVEDKIPGFCGQSKGQIWLDEVRCSGNESYLWNCSSAPWGRHDCSHKEDVTVKCSEHKEMRLVNGGRRCEGRVEVWYNGTWGTVCSEKLYRVEAEVICKQLECGPLAYIEYRAWIYGQGSGPIWIDEMKCSSHESALWQCQFDPWGKHNCDHREDAGVSCKDAEMPETTRGKGCDGGNESKSRRLPDLQLRVDGGSNNCSGRVDILFNNRWGTVCDDSWGLADANVVCRQLGCGSALWTPGAATIAPASGDIWLDEVKCTGSESFLSRCLASPLGQHDCDHKEDVFVTCSGTKIIRFVSE